From Peptostreptococcaceae bacterium, the proteins below share one genomic window:
- a CDS encoding 2-oxoacid:acceptor oxidoreductase family protein → MKSSLIIGGFGGQGIMLMGKLLGYTACEEGLEATFLPSYGPEQRGGTANCRVVISNGRIGSPIEPKTDVLIAMNEPSLLRFEDSVKDDGFIFINSSITSAKTKFGTKVFYVPADDIAYEIGSKKVANIVMLGAYMAKIGVLSQEAFEAVLSEKLEHKPELLAMNRQALKKGAEAL, encoded by the coding sequence ATGAAAAGCAGCCTTATTATTGGAGGATTCGGAGGACAAGGAATAATGCTTATGGGCAAGCTTTTGGGATATACAGCTTGTGAGGAAGGCTTGGAAGCGACATTTTTACCTTCATATGGACCGGAGCAGCGCGGTGGAACGGCTAATTGCCGCGTGGTTATTTCAAATGGGAGGATAGGATCGCCTATAGAGCCCAAGACAGATGTTCTCATAGCGATGAACGAACCTTCTTTGCTTCGATTTGAAGATTCCGTCAAGGATGACGGTTTCATATTCATAAACAGCAGTATAACTTCAGCAAAAACGAAGTTTGGCACAAAAGTTTTCTATGTGCCTGCAGATGACATTGCATATGAAATCGGTTCCAAAAAAGTGGCGAATATAGTAATGCTTGGAGCGTACATGGCAAAGATTGGAGTTCTGAGTCAGGAGGCTTTCGAAGCGGTGCTTTCGGAAAAACTTGAGCATAAACCCGAGCTTCTAGCAATGAATCGCCAGGCGTTAAAAAAAGGTGCAGAAGCACTATAA